The genome window GGCGGATTCGATAATACTTCGATGTCATGGAAGCTGGAAAAGAACCAGTACCTGCTCGATAACTGGCAGGTGGTGTTCTCGATACAGGGATTATTCTAGGGAGGCGGATGTTTTGATAAAAGGTTGGGTGTTTGCACCGGTTCTTCTCATCCTATTTGCTGCGGCTCAGAATTTTTATGGTTTTGGGCAAATGAAGCGTCTTGTCAAGGTAGGTTATGTTGATCTGGAATCTGTCAAGAACAATTTCCCTAACATTGAAGATATTAAGAAAAAAATCACTGATGAAACTACCAAAGTCGAGGCGGAGATTACCGTCAAGCAGAAAACGTTAGCCGATCTCGAGAAGGATTATCAGCAGAAATCCGCGACGCTGCCCCCCGAACAATTGAAACTGCTTGAGATGAAAATCGATACTGCGCGGAAAGAACTGACCTACTATGTGAAATGGGGCGAGGACTACATTGCATCGATCAAGGATCGTCTGATAACGCCCGTGAAGATAAAAATAAATAAATACATCAAATTGGTCAGTATCGATCAGGGATACAGCTTCGTTTTCATAAAAGGGTCGGATATGGTGGCTTACTATGATGAAAAATACGATGTCACCGGGCACATCCTATATAAGCTGAAAGTGGATTTAAAGGATGAGAAAATAGTTATATTACGCGAATGGAAGAAAAAAAATAAAATTAAATAGAATCTTGTATTTCGGTTAGGAGGAATGATATGAAAAAAACTATTTTCAGCCTGATGGCCATAATGTTTTTAGCCAGCGGCGGGTTTGCCGCCGATGAGAATAAAAGGCTGGTACTGATAGGGTTTGTCGACGTCGAGGAAGTGGTCAAGTTCTACCCCGGTATCGAGGATGTCAAGCAGAAGATCAAGGTTGAGAAGGATAAATACCAAGTCCAGATCAACAAGCTGAAGGAAGAGATCGCGATCATGGAGCAGAACTATCAGCAGAACTTCAACTCGATGACCGACGAAGAGAAGGAACGCCGCGAAGCCGAGATCCAGTATAAGAAAGAAACCCTATACGAATACATCGACGACGCGAATAAGAAGCTCGACGCGTTGAAGGAAGAACTGACCGGCCCTATTTACGCGAAAATCAGCGCGATTATCGAACGGGTCAGTAAGGAAAAGGGTTATAGTTTCGTCTTCAAGAAATCAAGCAAGGACATACTTTATGTCGATAAAGAATTCGACCTTACTCCCGACGTCATCGAGCGTCTCAAGAAAGAATTGCAGTTAGAGGACAGGGACTAGCCGAAATTATAGAAGGCCGGGGCGGTATCAATGGAGACAGGCGGGCAAGAATCTGCTTTTTCTCAGCAAAATGTACTTGAAATAGATAAAGTACAGTTAAAACCCGGGCAGGTTTTATTTGAGGAAATCCCGAACATACCCGGAATGAAATCGGGGTATGTTCTCTCGATCAGCGACATAGAAAAAATCCAGCGTTCGCCAAAAATCACATCGGTAAAGATACTCCTGATAGAAAAGGCCTCCGATCTGCCACCCACCGCGCCGCACCGTTCGCGTACCGAACTCAAGGACGAGATACAGAAGCTCGACCTGCCCGACCTTGAGAAGCGGAACTCCCTTTATGACCGGGGCCTCGGCGAACGTGTCGAGCAGCTTGTCGGATTGAAGAAGGAATTTATCCGCGGCGAGAAGTACCATGAACGGGTGGATACGCACCGCGAAGACAACATCAAAAAATTCCACAGCACCCTGAAAACTATCCATACCCAGCAGAAAGAAGAGACCATGCAGGCGATCGCCGTATTCGCGAAAAGCGCGGCGGATATCGACGGGCTGAGCGAGATCGACGGCCTCGATCTTCAGGCGCTGGTCAATAAGCTCGACCGTTATGAGCGCAATATCAAGTATTTTATGGACGCGGTGGAACGCGAGAATATGATTATCACGGCGTTTATCGAGGAGATAGTGCTCGACTTTATCAACGACGTCGGGTTTCAGCTTGCCCGCGGGTTGTTTTCGGCAATTTCCAAAAACGAGCATTACTCCAATTTTATTATATCGCATACCCTTCAGGTGATGATAGTCGCGCTGATCACCGCGATAGAAATGTCTAAAATGATTACCGAGAAAACGGCCGAGATGAAACATAACGACCTGAATACGTTCCTGGCGATCGGTAAAAAATCCTACCAGCTGGAAGATTTAATCAATCTCGGCATCGCGGCTGTTCTGCACGATATCGATATCAAGATACGGGTTCCCGACCTGACCTATAGTTATAACGGCGGGTATGAGTGGGATTCGATTATAGATACCCACCCGACTAACGGGTTTCACCTGGTCAAACGGCTCGGGCTGAGTTTCGATGTCGAACGCGCGGTCTTCCAGCACCATGAGCGTATCGACGGGTCGGGATTCCCTAACGGGACATTGCCCCGTTTCTTTTCGAAATATACTCCTGTTATCATGTTCGCCGAGCATTATATCGAATCCACCACCCCGAATCCGTTCGTCGATAAGTATTACTCGCCGCGCACGGCGCTTGTGGAGATTCTCAGCAGACAGAGGCATCAGCTCGACGGCGACAGCATCTACGCGTTTATCCGCGCCGCGTCGCTTTTCCCCATCGGGACATGGCTCCTCCTTTCCGACGGGAATATCGGGATAGTGTACGATATCAACAAGGAGCTTCTGGAACGGCCTATCCTGAAAGTATTTTTCGACAGGAGTCTCCAGCGCGTGAATCCGTTCATGGAGGATTTGTCGAAGTCGAATGTTCAGATAGTCAAGCCGATAGACCTGAGCTCAATACGGAAAATCGCGGGCGGCCCGCTGAATTTTATCTTTTCAAACACTTAAAAATATTGCGAAAAATTTAAAAATATTCTTGCGAACTTCATCGTAATGTATTATACTGAATAGAAGAAAGTGGGGTTAAACAGGATATGGAAGGATTTTCGCATCTTTCGGTTCCTATTGCCGAGCTGCGTGAGGGGATGGTCCTGAATCAGGACCTGACGCACACGGTGGGCTTACGGCAGGGACGCGTATTGACTACGATCGACATCAAGCGGATACGGGAACTTCGTCCCGTACCTATACTCCAAGTTGTCATTTCTCACACGCTCCGTTCTCAAATGAATATACAGGTTTCCGACGATGAATCCCGTAGGCTCGGTAACGAGCAGGGTAAAGCGGCGCTCAAGTCGATCCAGATCGAGCATTACCGTGAAGTGCTCGGGGAAACCGATACCCGGAAGGCATTGGAGGATAAGACGCTCGATGTGACCCTGCGGAGTCTGGTCGAGAAGAAAAAATCCGTTATCCGCGGGGAAGAGAATATCACGGCGTACCAGGCCTATAAGAATGCGAATATCGATAAATATATCAATTCCGTCAAGACTGCCCAGACCACCGCGCCGAAGGATACGATTAATATCATCGAGCATTACGCTCAATCCCACGCGGATATGGAATCGCTATCCAGCGTGGACGCGCTCGATACGAAAAAGATTGTAGTACGCAGCGATTCATATGAAGTGGATACCGAGCATTTTCTCGATGCGGTGCTGAATAAAAAATCCGTCCATACGGCGTTCGTCGAAAATCTGGTCGTCGATTTTCTGGCGGATATGGGGTACGAACTCGCTCGCGGTATGCTCGTGTTTCTTTCGCGTAACGAGTCGAAGCGCGCGTTCATTTCGTCGCATTCCCTGCAGGTGATGATTATTTCGCTCGTGACGGCGATCGAGCTGACGCGAATGATCAATAAAAAGTCGGAATGTTTGGATTCCGGCGACCTGTCGACATTCCTGTCGATCAGTAAAAAGACCTTCACGCTGGAGGAATTGGTCAACCTCGGGATTGCGGCGCTCCTGCATGACGTGGAGTTTCGCAAGCAGGTTCCCGACCTGAAGGCCGACTCCGTATTTTCGATGCAGCAGCAGTCGATTATCGATCTGCATACCAGTAACGGCTACCATATCGCGAAAATGCTGAACATCGATTTTGAGGTGCAGCGCGCGGTATTCCAGCACCACGAGCGTTACGACGGGAGCGGATATCCCAGCGGACTGCATCCGCGTTTCTTCACGAAATACACCCCGATACTGATTTTCGCCGAGCATTATACGGAAAGTGTCACAAAAAACCCGTTTTTCGATCGGGTATTATCCCCCCGCGATACGGTCGTGCGTCTTTTATCCGCCGAACGGGCGAAATTCGACGGCGATATCACTTACGCCTTCCTGAAGGCAGCGTCGTTATTCCCTGTGGGGGGATGGGTACTATTATCGGACAACCGGATCGGACTGGTGCGCGCGGTCAATTCCGAAAAACTGGATAAGCCGACCGTCGGCGTCTATTTCGATCAAACTTTTAATAAAATCTCTCCCGAAGAAATTAACCTCTCGAAGAGCGCGATTGAAATCGTCAAGCCGTTATCATGGGATATAGTCCGAAACGCGGTCAAAGGCCCGATCGATTTTATCTATCATTGAACGCTTCATTCATCATTGATATATATCATTTTTATTACTTTATATAGCGCAAATATTCTAATATATAAAAATACAAAAAAATCCTTGCGGAAAAGATTCTTCAATGCTAAAATAATACTGTCGGATGCTATAGGATATAATTATGGATAATTTTTCACTTCTTCAGGTTCCTATCAACGATTTACGCGAGGGAATGGTTCTCAATCAGGATTTAACCGCGGATATAGGTTTACGGCAGGGTCGGGTATTGACCGCGTCCGATATCGGGAAAATCAGGGAATTGAAACCCAACGAAAAACTCTCCGTCGTACTATCTAATTCGTTACGGTCGCAATTAAACATTCCCGATCCCGTCAGACCCGCTAATGCGGCAAGTGATAATAAGCGCGGAGGTTCGTTAAAATCTTCGCAGATCGCCAATTTCCGTGATGCGCTCGGGGAAAATGAAATCCGAGCGTCATTGAACGATCAGAATCTTGACGGCGCGCTTAAGGGGATTGTTGAAAAAAAGAAAGCGGTGATTCGCGGGGACGATTACCAGAACAGGGTGGAAAACTACCGGAACGAGCATCTTGAGAAGTATAAAAACTCCATCAAATCGATACAGACGTCTACACGTAAGGACACCCTGAATATCATCGATCATTATGCGCAAACGCATGCCGATATGGAATCGTTGAACGATGTAGACGCGCTTGAGACCGGAGAACTGGTCAATCGCAGCGATACCTATGAACAGAACGCCCAGTTTTTTATGGACTCAATCCTGACGAAAAAGACCGTGTTTACCTCGTTTGTAGAAAACATCGTGGTCGATTTCCTGGCGGATATGGGGTACGATCTTGCGCGCGGGATGCTCGCGTTCCTTTCCCGAAATGAATCGAAGGTTTCGTATATCGCTTCGCATTCCCTTCAGGTGATGATCGTCGCGCTGGTCGCCGCTATCGAGCTGACCCGTATTATCAACATGAAATCCCAAACCCTCGACTCGGAAGATTTAGGTACTCTCCTTTCGATCAGCAAGAAATCGTTCACCCTCGAGGAACTGGTCAATCTGGGAATTGCGGCGTTACTCCACGATATCGAATTCCGTAAGCAAGTGCCCGACCTGAAAGAAAACTCTATTTTTAACATACAGCAACAGTCGATCATCGACCTGCACCCGAGTAACGGTTACCATCTGGCGAAGACCCTGAACATCGATTTCGAGGTTCAGCGCGCGGTATTCCAGCACCACGAGCGTTATGACGGAAGCGGGTATCCGAGCGGGCTTCATCCGCGCTTCTTTACCAAATATACCCCGGTATTAATGTTCGCCGAGTATTACACCGAGATGATTACCCGCAATCCGTTTGTCAATACGATACTCACCCCCCGCGATACGGTGGTGAAGCTGCTGTCGAGCGAACGGGCAAAATTCGACGGCGACGTGATTTATGCGTTCCTCAAAGCGGCGTCGTTATATCCGGTGGGGAGTTGGGTAGTGTTATCCGATTCCCGGATCGGGTTGGTTCGCGGGGTTAATTCCGAAAAGCTCGACCGCCCGACAATCGGCGTGTATTTCGATAGAAACTTCTCACGCATGGATATTGAGGATGTCAATCTGATGAAAAGCCCGTTGCAGATAGTTAAACCTCTCTCATGGGATATCGTGCGCAGCGCGGTCAAAGAACCCCTCGATTTTATTTATCGCTAACGCTATCCGAACGTTGTGATTTTTTATCCTATCTATTAAAATAGTGATTAATCTTTAACGGGGTACCGATGAAACGGATTATTTGGACCTATCCCGCGCTGTTTTTTGTAACGCTCATAGCTCTGATGGGGTGCAGGACGCCTGAGAAGAAGCCTATTCCGGGGACTAACGCGATAATCGTTGTCACCAACGGGCTATCTATGATAGAGGTTTCCATGCTCTCGCAGGGATTGGTCGATATTTCGGCCTACGACCCGTCGATAAAGGTCGCCCTGGCGTACTCGACTACGAATAATTTTCTCGGCCGGGATGTTTACGCCGACATGGAGAAGTGTTACCTCCTTTCCGGGGCGGCCGTGATGCTCACAAACGCGCAGGCGATATTGAAGAAGAATCATCCCGGATACAGTTTGGTGGTGTACGACGGCGCGCGGCCGGTCAGCGTTCAGGAAGCGATGTGGAAACTCGTGAAGGATACCCCGCAGAAGATTTATGTCGCAGACCCCGCGAAGGGGTCGATCCATAACTACGGCGGCGCGGTCGATTTATCGGTCGCCGGCCCGGACGGCATTCCCCTCGATATGGGGACTCCCTTCGACAGCTTCAGCGACCTGTCCCAACCGAAGTACGAGGAGCAGTTCCTCAAGGATAAACTCCTAAGCTATACCCAGTACAGCAACCGTCTCATTCTCCGCGAAGCCATGCTCGGCGCGGGTTTTAAGGGGATTCCCAACGAGTGGTGGCATTTTAACGCGTATCCTAAGGACGAGCTCAAGAAGAAATACCAGACGATCAAGTGAGGAAATATGCCCAAATACCTGATTGCCCTTTGCGCCGCGGCTCTCCTGTCCGCCTGCGGGGATAATGTCAAACCGCCCTTGTATGAGCCGCCTACGACGCTCCTCGAAGAGAAGGAAGCGCATATCGCGGCGCTCACTGAGAAGTTGTCAACCGATCCGTCAAATACGGTTCTGCTGATAGAGCGCGCCGAGGATTATTTTATGACCGGACAGCTCGACAAATCCCTCGGGGATTACCAGACCGCGATGAAGATTTCCCCGGAAGACCCCGTACCGTATTGCGCGGCGGGCGCGGCATATCTCGCTCTCGGGGAATATGGCGCCGCTCAGGATTCGTTTATGAAGGCGGTATCGCTCGACCCCAAAGCGCACGATGCATATTATTATCTCGGCCTGATCGCGTTTATCGAAGGAGACAAGCCCGCCGCGGAAAATTATTTCACGCGCGCGATCGAGCTTGCTCCGTCGTACGCGAAGTATTATTTCGACCGCGCTCAACTCTATATTCAGATGGAGAAGTATTCCCAAGCGGCCGCCGAGTACGGTAAGTTTATCCAATTCGCGCCGGGGATCTATCTGGGATATTATTATCGCGGACTGGCGTATAAATTAATGAAGAACTACGACGCCGCTGTGAAAGATTTCGCGCGTACTATCGAGCTATCCCCGGACTACGGCGACGCGTACTACGAACTGGGGGCGATCTACCTGCTGACCGGGAAGACGGACGCCGCGCTCGCGGATTTATCGAAGGCCGCCGATCTGGGGAATCCCGACGCGGAGGATCTGCTCTTGAAGATCAAGAAAGGAAAGAAATAGGAGTATCTATGCGTTATAATAGAATTCTCGTCCCGCTTCTTCTGATAGGCGCGGTCATTGCCGGGTGCGGGAAGAATACTGCCGATAAGCAGGCGATCGAGGCAGAAGCCCTGAAAAAACTGACCGCCGACGTGATCGCCAATCCCACGAACGCGGCCTGCTACTACGAACGGGGGCTCGAGTATTACCGGCAGGGCAAGCTCAACCTCGCGCTCGAGGATATGAACAACGCGGTCAAGTACCGCCCGGATTACGCGAAGGCCTATCTGCTGCTCGGGAATATCTATATCGCGGCGGGGCTGGACGGGGACGCATACCTGAACTACCTGAGCGCTGTCAAGTACGACCCGTCGATGGACGATGCCTATTTCGAGATCGCGAATTACCAGTACCTCGCGGGTGACCTGAAATCCGCGCTGTCCAATATCAATATCGCGCTGACGCTCGCGCCCGGCAACCCGGAGTATTACTACTCGCGAGGGATGCTTCATATCAACCTGAAGCAGTACGTACCCGCGCTGAACGATTTTAACCGCGCGATCGTACTCAAGCCCGATTACGCCGACGCCTACCGCAGCCGGGGCGCGTTATACAGCGCGCTCAAGGAGTACGAGCAGGCGCTCGCCGACCTGACCAAGGCGATCGAGCTCGACCCGGAGTTCACCGACGCGTACTTCCACCGGGGGATGGTGTATCTCGAGATGGGGAATAAGACCCTCGCGCGGAAGGATCTGGCGAAAGCCGCCGCGCTCGGCGACAAGCAGGCGAAGGCGATACTCGAACAACTGTAATGAAATACCAATATAGAATCAACCCCAGCAATACGAGTTAAACTTATTTTACGCCCGGAAAATATTCCGTCCTGCCAGCAGAAACGGGCTTGCTTTTTCCATGAAAAGAGTGTATAATACTTCGCCCTAACTATAGTCGGGCAGACACATTAGAAACGGGGTACGAGTGAGAAAAGATTTCGCGAAAAACACCTTATTCAGTCTCGGCGGATACGGATTCCTGATAGTTTTCAATCTTGCATTCAGCTTCTTCGCGGCGCGCGCGCTCGGGCCGGCGGCGTACGGAATTTATACTACGTTTTTCTATATCCTTTTATCGTTCACCCAGCCCATCAATTCGCTCCAGCTCGCTGTGGCGAAGGAAGTACAGCGTGAGAAATTGTCACGGGAGGAGGCGAACCGCCGGTTTTCGTCCACCCTCTTCGTGTTCGCGCTCGCGGCGCTCGTCATTTTCGGCGGGCTGTCCCCCGTGTTCCAGTCGGTCTATCACCTTCCAAGTATTTTGGACGGGGTTATCGGCGGAGGGGTGATCGCGGTCTGGATAATCCTGACCGCGTACCGGGGAATCGATATCGGGAGGATGAACTTCGCGGGCTACGGCGTCAATATCGGCTTCGAGGGATTTTTACGCGCGGGTATCGGTATCCTTCTGATCCTCATGGGATTCGGCATAACCGGCGCGCTGGGAGTTTCTATCATCTCGGGTATCATCGGGATACTGATGATTATCCTGCCGGACTTCAAGAACGCCGTAAAGAGCTTTTTCAGGTTCCGGCTGGACAAGAATCTGGTGAAGGAGTTTGTCAAGGCGCTCGTCATCCTGCTCCCTTACGGGCTGATTATGAACCTCGACCTGACGATGGTACAGAACGTGATCGGCGGGCAGGAATCGGGATATATCGCGGCGTGCGCCCTCTTCGGGAAAAACCTGATCGCGCTCGTGCTCGTATTCGCGAATGTCATCTTCTCATACACTTTGCACGACCGTAAGGATACGTTCTGGATGGGTGTACTCCTGACGATACTGTTCTTTATCGGCGCGGTGCTCTTCTCGATATTCGCGGCAGTCCCGGTGATCAATCTTCTGTTCGGGCCGGGGTACGAGAAGGTGGTGGATTACCTGCCGTGGTACCTGATTATGACATTACCGGTCGCGATACTCCAGCATATCGTGAACTATTCGGTTGCGAAAAATTACGGGTTTATGCGGATATTCATCTGGGTCGCGCTCGGGGCGCTTGGGGCGGTATTCTGGTTCCTTTTAACAAATTACCCGATGATTACTTTCCTGAAGGCGTCGTTTGTTTCTCTGACGATTATCGACGGTATTCTACTGGCAATCATCTATTTTTTGTCAAGAAATAAACAAAATAATCATTGACCGTTTCGCACAATATGCTAAAATGTATGAAAATGGATAGAGGGGAGGAAAGATTTGAGAGAGGCTAAAGTCGCGCGAAAGACGAGGGAGACCAATATCGAGGTCGAAATCAACCTGGACGGAAGCGGAAAGTTCGATATCAATACCGGTATCGGGTTCTTCAACCACATGTTCGAGACCTTGTCGCGCCACAGCCTGATCGATATTACCCTCAACGCGAGCGGCGATATCAATGTGGACTATCACCACCTGGTGGAGGATTGCGGGATTGTGCTCGGGCAGGCGATCAATCAGGCGTTGAAGGATAAGGCGGGCATCCGCCGTTTCGGGAACGCTATCCTGCCGTTGGACGAAGCCCTTTGCGAGGCGGTAATGGATATCAGCGGCCGTCCGCATCTGGAGACCAACCTGACGGAGTATTCCGGCACGGTGGGCGAGTTCAATTTCGAGCTGGGCGAGGTGTTTTTCTCCGGGTTCGCGTCCGAGGGGTTTACGGTGCATATCAATGTCCGTCAGGGCAAGAATCTGCATCATATCCTCGAGTCGGCGTTCAAATCGTTCGCGCGGGCACTGCGGAGCGCGGTGGAAATCGATGACAGGATGCACGGGCGGATACCGTCCACAAAGGACCACATAGAGGATTAAAATGATAGCGATTATAGATTACGGAATGGGCAATCTTGCGAGCGTGTATAACGCGTTCGTAAAAACGGGGTTCGGCGATATAAAAATTACCTCCGACCCGGCCGACCTTCGCCGCGCGGATAAACTGGTGCTCCCCGGAGTGGGCGCGTTCGAGGACGCGATGAAGAACCTGAGACGCGATAAGCTGGTCGACCCTATATTGGAAAGTGTCGCCGCCGGGAAACCGTTCCTCGGGATATGTCTCGGATACCAGTTGATGTTCGAACGGAGCTGCGAGGGCGGAAATTTCGAGGGGCTCGGCATTATGAAGGGCGATGTCGTACGGTTCGATATCTCGCTGCCGGTCCCGCATATGGGATGGAACGAGACTCTGATCAAAGACGGCGCTGGGGTGTTTGACGGATTGGCCGGAAATGTGTATTTTTACTTCGACCACGCGTACTATCCGTTACCATCGGACGAATCGGTGATCGCGGGCACGACCGAATACGAGACCGTATTCGTATCGGCGGTACGGAAGGGCAATGTTTACGGGGCGCAGTTTCACCCGGAGAAGAGTCATAATAACGGATTAAAAATAATAAGTAATTTCGGAAAATTAAAATAACCGGAGGACTATTTTTATGCTCATCATTCCCGCAATCGATATAAAGGATAAAAAGTGCGTGCGCCTGGTGCGCGGCGACCCGCAGTTCGAGACGGTCTACTCCACCGAGCCGGTATTCCAGGCGAAGTACTGGGAACGCGAGGGCGCGCGCCGCCTGCATATCGTCGATCTCGACGGCGCGTTCGAGGGGAAAACCAAGAACCTCGATATTATCCAGCGGATTGTCGAGGAAGTCAATATCATGGTCGAGGTCGGCGGCGGAATCCGCGACAACCGTATCATCCGCGCGCTCAAGAACCGCGGGGTGCATAAAATTGTGATCGGGACGGCGGCGGTCGAGAACCGTAAATTTATCAAGAACCTCTGCAAATCGGAACCGGACAGTATCATTATCGCGATAGACGCGCATGACGGGTTTGTGGTCAAGAAGGGATGGAAGGAAGTGACCGATAAACGCGCGGTCGATCTGGTGAAGGAACTTGAGGAGTACGGCGTACAGGAAGTGATCTATACCGACGTGAACCGTGACGGCACTCTCGAGGGGCCGAACTACGATTCGATCGAGACGATGCTGACGGTGACCGAAATCCCGATTATCGTATCGGGCGGGGTATCCTCTCTCGACGACCTGAGACGGCTCGCGCAGTACGAGAAGGACGGACTGCGGGGGGTGATTATCGGCAAAGCCCTCTACGAGGGGATATTCAAGCTCTCCGAGGCGCTCAAGTACGATAAGGGATAACTTCTAGTCTACTGATTCCTGATATCCAGCGTCACCCCGTTTTTATCGGCGGTGATTTGAATAAATATATCATCGTTGTACATTGTAAGCACATTTGCCGATTTCTGGATTTCAAATTTTAATTTATTTTCTTTCGGGCTTATACTCTGCGTTGGGAAAACAAATTTCGGGTCGCCCGAAAAATACCCGAAAGCCTTCAGCAGGATAAACGCGTCTTCCACCCGTGTCATCATAGGAAAAGTATAAACTTCTCTGATATAATCCGGGTCGTCCGTCCAATAATCGGTGACCGATATTTCCGCGGTACATTTGTTATCGAAAGAGTACTTCTCGATCGACGTCATTGACCCTTCGCCGCCCTCGCCGTCCTGCTCGGGATCGCCGCTGCTCTCCGAAACACTATACAGGTAATCCAAGAGCGGATATTGAGAATCTTCCGATACCTCCGGCGCGGGCAGAGTGGATAGATACCCGTCGAAAATATACCCCTTCTTGCCGGCGTAATCGGCGTAAACCCAATGCCCGTCGATATTGTCGAAGCTGAATACGACGGGTTTCGCGGCATCCTTGAGTACGGTTAGTTTACCGCCGTAGGGAACTTTGATCACCAGTTTACCGTTGATATCCGCTTTCTCGCGGAGGTTCAGCCCGGACGGCGCGAGGACAGTGAGCTTATCGCCGGGAGCGTACCATACCGGAGCCTCGCCGAATAGATACGAGGATACGGATAAAAAAAACAGACTCAATAGTACCTTTTTCATATTTTCCCCCTTTATTCGATTCCTATTCCGTCGACGGTCAGTACTATCGATGAATTCTCCTTTGCGAGTTTTATTGCCGTTTCCGCCGATTTCATCAGTATAGAGTTTGCGCTGACTGTGAACGAGAATCCCGATTTGTTTTCCGAGGCTTTCGAGGATTTTAACGGGAACATCAGTGTTTCGGTATTATAAAAATACCCGATCAGTTTCATCAGATGAAAAACTTCCTCCAAGCGATATTTCCCGGAAAAGGTATAGACCGCATGGATTTTCGGAAGCGGGTCGTCCACTGTATAATCGATCGTCGATTCGACCACGGAGGTGATCCCCCCTTCCCATTCTTCGCGCACCTTTTCCCACTTCCCGCCGTCATTTTCGTTATCCTCGAATACAGGATCGGAGACGGGCGATAAATTGTTTTGCAGGTAATTCTGCATCAATGATGGGAGATCGATCTCTCCCGCGTCGCTCTGGGGCGCCGGGAGTTTGGAAAGATATCCGTCGAAAATATACCCTTTTTTACCCTCATATTCCGCGTAAACCCAGTGTCCGTCGATATTATCGAAGCTGAACACCACGGGTTTAGCGGTATCCTTGA of Brevinematales bacterium contains these proteins:
- a CDS encoding OmpH family outer membrane protein, with translation MIKGWVFAPVLLILFAAAQNFYGFGQMKRLVKVGYVDLESVKNNFPNIEDIKKKITDETTKVEAEITVKQKTLADLEKDYQQKSATLPPEQLKLLEMKIDTARKELTYYVKWGEDYIASIKDRLITPVKIKINKYIKLVSIDQGYSFVFIKGSDMVAYYDEKYDVTGHILYKLKVDLKDEKIVILREWKKKNKIK
- a CDS encoding OmpH family outer membrane protein, with amino-acid sequence MKKTIFSLMAIMFLASGGFAADENKRLVLIGFVDVEEVVKFYPGIEDVKQKIKVEKDKYQVQINKLKEEIAIMEQNYQQNFNSMTDEEKERREAEIQYKKETLYEYIDDANKKLDALKEELTGPIYAKISAIIERVSKEKGYSFVFKKSSKDILYVDKEFDLTPDVIERLKKELQLEDRD
- a CDS encoding HD domain-containing protein, with the protein product METGGQESAFSQQNVLEIDKVQLKPGQVLFEEIPNIPGMKSGYVLSISDIEKIQRSPKITSVKILLIEKASDLPPTAPHRSRTELKDEIQKLDLPDLEKRNSLYDRGLGERVEQLVGLKKEFIRGEKYHERVDTHREDNIKKFHSTLKTIHTQQKEETMQAIAVFAKSAADIDGLSEIDGLDLQALVNKLDRYERNIKYFMDAVERENMIITAFIEEIVLDFINDVGFQLARGLFSAISKNEHYSNFIISHTLQVMIVALITAIEMSKMITEKTAEMKHNDLNTFLAIGKKSYQLEDLINLGIAAVLHDIDIKIRVPDLTYSYNGGYEWDSIIDTHPTNGFHLVKRLGLSFDVERAVFQHHERIDGSGFPNGTLPRFFSKYTPVIMFAEHYIESTTPNPFVDKYYSPRTALVEILSRQRHQLDGDSIYAFIRAASLFPIGTWLLLSDGNIGIVYDINKELLERPILKVFFDRSLQRVNPFMEDLSKSNVQIVKPIDLSSIRKIAGGPLNFIFSNT
- a CDS encoding HD domain-containing protein, which translates into the protein MEGFSHLSVPIAELREGMVLNQDLTHTVGLRQGRVLTTIDIKRIRELRPVPILQVVISHTLRSQMNIQVSDDESRRLGNEQGKAALKSIQIEHYREVLGETDTRKALEDKTLDVTLRSLVEKKKSVIRGEENITAYQAYKNANIDKYINSVKTAQTTAPKDTINIIEHYAQSHADMESLSSVDALDTKKIVVRSDSYEVDTEHFLDAVLNKKSVHTAFVENLVVDFLADMGYELARGMLVFLSRNESKRAFISSHSLQVMIISLVTAIELTRMINKKSECLDSGDLSTFLSISKKTFTLEELVNLGIAALLHDVEFRKQVPDLKADSVFSMQQQSIIDLHTSNGYHIAKMLNIDFEVQRAVFQHHERYDGSGYPSGLHPRFFTKYTPILIFAEHYTESVTKNPFFDRVLSPRDTVVRLLSAERAKFDGDITYAFLKAASLFPVGGWVLLSDNRIGLVRAVNSEKLDKPTVGVYFDQTFNKISPEEINLSKSAIEIVKPLSWDIVRNAVKGPIDFIYH
- a CDS encoding HD domain-containing protein, producing the protein MDNFSLLQVPINDLREGMVLNQDLTADIGLRQGRVLTASDIGKIRELKPNEKLSVVLSNSLRSQLNIPDPVRPANAASDNKRGGSLKSSQIANFRDALGENEIRASLNDQNLDGALKGIVEKKKAVIRGDDYQNRVENYRNEHLEKYKNSIKSIQTSTRKDTLNIIDHYAQTHADMESLNDVDALETGELVNRSDTYEQNAQFFMDSILTKKTVFTSFVENIVVDFLADMGYDLARGMLAFLSRNESKVSYIASHSLQVMIVALVAAIELTRIINMKSQTLDSEDLGTLLSISKKSFTLEELVNLGIAALLHDIEFRKQVPDLKENSIFNIQQQSIIDLHPSNGYHLAKTLNIDFEVQRAVFQHHERYDGSGYPSGLHPRFFTKYTPVLMFAEYYTEMITRNPFVNTILTPRDTVVKLLSSERAKFDGDVIYAFLKAASLYPVGSWVVLSDSRIGLVRGVNSEKLDRPTIGVYFDRNFSRMDIEDVNLMKSPLQIVKPLSWDIVRSAVKEPLDFIYR
- a CDS encoding M15 family metallopeptidase, with translation MKRIIWTYPALFFVTLIALMGCRTPEKKPIPGTNAIIVVTNGLSMIEVSMLSQGLVDISAYDPSIKVALAYSTTNNFLGRDVYADMEKCYLLSGAAVMLTNAQAILKKNHPGYSLVVYDGARPVSVQEAMWKLVKDTPQKIYVADPAKGSIHNYGGAVDLSVAGPDGIPLDMGTPFDSFSDLSQPKYEEQFLKDKLLSYTQYSNRLILREAMLGAGFKGIPNEWWHFNAYPKDELKKKYQTIK